In Lentibacillus amyloliquefaciens, one DNA window encodes the following:
- a CDS encoding NUDIX hydrolase, whose amino-acid sequence MKKFEEKTTHTEKIYDGKVVKLQVDDVLLPDGNTSRRELIKHSGAVGVIPITKDNKIVFVEQYRKPLEKTLVEIPAGKLEKEEEPAVTARRELEEETGYTVTEPMEFVTSFYTSPGFADEIMYLYIAKTLEPVENPAGGDDDEFIELIELTLEEAKQYAADKRIHDAKTNYAILYLETLERM is encoded by the coding sequence ATGAAGAAATTTGAAGAAAAGACCACACACACGGAAAAAATATATGATGGAAAGGTCGTTAAATTGCAGGTGGATGATGTTTTACTGCCTGACGGAAACACTTCCAGGCGTGAACTTATTAAACATTCGGGAGCAGTAGGAGTCATTCCGATTACAAAAGATAATAAAATAGTGTTTGTGGAACAATACAGAAAGCCGCTGGAAAAAACATTAGTGGAAATACCCGCCGGGAAACTGGAAAAAGAGGAAGAGCCGGCAGTAACCGCACGGCGTGAGTTAGAAGAAGAAACAGGCTATACTGTGACAGAACCTATGGAATTTGTAACATCATTTTATACATCACCCGGATTCGCAGATGAAATCATGTACCTATATATAGCAAAAACTCTGGAACCGGTGGAGAATCCGGCAGGAGGCGATGATGATGAATTTATCGAATTAATTGAATTAACCCTGGAAGAAGCAAAACAGTATGCAGCAGATAAAAGGATTCATGATGCGAAAACGAACTATGCCATACTTTACTTAGAGACACTTGAAAGGATGTAA